A single Amphiura filiformis unplaced genomic scaffold, Afil_fr2py scaffold_62, whole genome shotgun sequence DNA region contains:
- the LOC140144534 gene encoding uncharacterized protein, giving the protein CHRVDLVCKVEDWKEEPHKSRDIVDEDEPDASSPSSATPRPELSRSYSYINKTLEEEQLRDLSEKIGAEWEKVATFLGLSPMDVYKIKFSYIVAGDRVFEALVQWKRGMTKNTNMVKTLAKALEDSGRRDLAEEIREMGGYNEEKRKQDIKRDLLELYNLPPFLGEILKGYEKIENPTIPFDLFMELCIALDPPDVLGNDWRRLADRLELSRFISYLESEYKEGPTSGVLWCWMKKNKSLEELAKTLDEMDRGDVALKINAHLGIEPCEDDVQGNE; this is encoded by the exons TGCCATAGAGTTGATCTGGTGTGTAAAGTGGAAGACTGGAAAGAGGAACCACATAAATCACGGGACATTGTAGATGAAGATGAACCAGATGCATCTAGTCCTTCCAGTGCTACAC CTAGACCAGAACTGTCACGTAGTTACAGCTACATAAACAAAACTCTAGAGGAAGAACAACTCCGTGATCTCAGTGAGAAGATCGGCGCAGAATGGGAAAAAGTTGCAACATTCCTAGGTTTATCACCCATGGATGTTTACAAGATCAAGTTTAGTTATATAGTTGCTGGAGACCGTGTGTTTGAAGCGCTGGTCCAGTGGAAACGAGGGATGACCAAGAACACCAACATGGTGAAGACATTGGCCAAAGCTTTGGAAGACAGCGGAAGGAGGGATCTTGCAGAGGAGATACGAGAAATGGGTG GTTATAATGAAGAAAAGAGGAAGCAGGACATTAAGAGAGAT TTGCTGGAGCTATACAATCTACCACCTTTTCTTGGTGAAATACTGAAAGGTTATGAGAAAATAGAAAATCCAACCATACCCTTTGACCTTTTCATGGAACTTTGTATAGCACTTGATCCTCCTGATGTACTCGGTAATGACTGGCGCAGACTAGCTGATAGGCTAGAATTAAGTCGCTTCATCTCTTATCTAGAATCAGAGTACAAAGAAGGTCCGACGTCGGGAGTATTATGGTGCTGGATGAAAAAGAACAAGTCATTGGAAGAACTCGCCAAAACGCTTGATGAGATGGATCGAGGTGACGTTGCACTGAAGATCAATGCTCACCTTGGAATCGAACCATGTGAGGATGATGTTCAAGGTAAcgaatga